DNA sequence from the Cohnella herbarum genome:
TCGGGAAACGTGCGAATAAGGCTTAAAGTAAACGTTGAAGCTCCGGAGAACAATCTTGTCTTGATCAAGTTACGCGAAGCCCAGATGGCGAACGGGATGGTGAGAAATACGGAAATGGTCGTACCCAGCAAAGCAATCGCCAGCGTCTCCGCTAAACCTCGCAGCAAATCTTCCCCTTCCGCCAAATAGACGTAATCCCAGTCGGGATGGAACAATCCGTTGAAAACCGCTTTCGTAATTTGCCATGCCGTTTCTTTGATTCCCGTGAACGGAATGCCGGAGAAAGCCCAGGCATAGATCGCTATGATTACGGCAAACACTAACCATGTTTTCACGCGGGCATAATACGGTTTGGGAGGGCTCGGCATATTCGGCATACGCGGAATCGTCTTGTCGTTCATATGAGTTTCCCCCTGATTCTAGAGCTGACGGCGTCGATTGCGAGAACGAGAACGAGCGTAAACAGGATAATGACGATCGTCTGATCATAGCGGAACATTCCCAATGTCCGATTCAGGTAAATTCCGATCCCGCCAGCGCCGACGATGCCGAGAATGGCCGCGGCTCTAATATTAATCTCGAACATGTACATGACGAATCCGATGAACTGAGCCAGCACCTGCGGGAGAACGCCGTAATGAATCCATTGCAGCTTGTTCGCTCCAACGGCCGTCATCGCCTCCATCGGTCCGTTATCTATCGTTTCGATCGCTTCATAAGCCCATTTGGATAAAATTCCGAAGGAAAAAAAGCTAAGCGCAAGCATTCCCGCAAGCGGTCCGTAACCGAATACCGTAGCGAAGAGAGCGGCAAACAACAGGTCGGGAATCGTCCGCGACAAGTTCAAAACAAATCTGGCCGGAGTGCGCAGAGCCCAGCCTTTCGTCACGTTGCTGGCCGCTAAGAAGGAGATCGGCAAGGCGAAGATCGCGCCGAAGGTCGTGCCTAGGATCGCCATCTGCACCGTCTCGATCATCGGTTTGATCACGACTCTTAAATACTTCCAATCCGGAGGGAACATTTTGGCTATAAATTTCCCCATCTCCGGAATGCCGCCGATAAGTTCGCTTATCGACGCTTCCGTCTCCCTAGCGCTCAGCCAGAGCAAAGCGAGCAATAATAGTACGGTCATCCAGAGCTTAAGGCTCGGGGACGGTTTAACCGGATAACTCTCGGGCGGCTTCAATGGATCGTTCCCCCAAGCGTTCGTCTTCCGACACGGGACGACCGTATATCGCGGAGAACACCTCGTCCGTCGCGTCCGACACCGAACCGTCGAATACGATCTCTCCGGCGCGTACGCCGATAATCCTCGTCGCGTACTCTCTCGCAAGATCTACGAAGTGCAAGTTGACGATCGTCGTGATGCCCATCTCGCGATTGATTCTTTTGAGATCATCCATCACCTGTCTCGTCGTGAGAGGATCGAGCGAGGCGACAGGTTCGTCGGCTAGAATGATTTTGGCTTCCTGGGCGAGCGCGCGCGCGATGGACACCCGCTGCTGTTGGCCTCCGGATAGCTGATCGGCGCGCTGATAGGCCTTCTCCAGCATGTTGACGCGCTTCAGCGCTCCGAACGCCAGTTCCATATCCGGCTTGGGAAACAAGCCGAGCAGCGTCCGCAGCGTCGAATGATAGCCGACTCTTCCGGCTAGCACGTTCCGGAGAACCGAAGAACGTTTAACAAGATTGAAGCTTTGAAAAATCATGCCGATGCCTCGCCGCATCTCTCTTAACCGGCGTCCTTCGGCGGATGTAATCGATTGGCCGTCTATCCGAATGTCCCCCGACGTGATTTCGTGCAGTCGGTTAATGGAGCGCAACAACGTCGATTTGCCGGCACCGGACAACCCGACGATCACGACGAATTCTCCCTGCCGTATCGTCAAGTCAATGTTGCTCAAGCCCATCGTGCCGCCGGGATATACTTTGCTTACTTGCTTAAATTCAATCATCTGCCTACCTCCGCTGATAATGCTGTTT
Encoded proteins:
- the phnE gene encoding phosphonate ABC transporter, permease protein PhnE, whose protein sequence is MTVLLLLALLWLSARETEASISELIGGIPEMGKFIAKMFPPDWKYLRVVIKPMIETVQMAILGTTFGAIFALPISFLAASNVTKGWALRTPARFVLNLSRTIPDLLFAALFATVFGYGPLAGMLALSFFSFGILSKWAYEAIETIDNGPMEAMTAVGANKLQWIHYGVLPQVLAQFIGFVMYMFEINIRAAAILGIVGAGGIGIYLNRTLGMFRYDQTIVIILFTLVLVLAIDAVSSRIRGKLI
- the phnC gene encoding phosphonate ABC transporter ATP-binding protein translates to MIEFKQVSKVYPGGTMGLSNIDLTIRQGEFVVIVGLSGAGKSTLLRSINRLHEITSGDIRIDGQSITSAEGRRLREMRRGIGMIFQSFNLVKRSSVLRNVLAGRVGYHSTLRTLLGLFPKPDMELAFGALKRVNMLEKAYQRADQLSGGQQQRVSIARALAQEAKIILADEPVASLDPLTTRQVMDDLKRINREMGITTIVNLHFVDLAREYATRIIGVRAGEIVFDGSVSDATDEVFSAIYGRPVSEDERLGERSIEAARELSG